CGGATACTTGGCTCTACCTGTCTGCTATTAAAGATTTGTTTAATAACGAAATCGTGGCCTATCACATGGATGTTCGCAACGACAATCAATTGGTCCTACGGACCTTTGAGAAAGCTTTTGAAAAGACGAAAGACGTGACTGGACTGATCGTTCACAGCGATCAAGGATTCCAATACACGTCCTACGCTTACCACGACATGCTGCCAAAGGTTGGCGCCCAAATCAGCATGTCTAGAAGAGGCAACTGTTATGACAATGCCTCGATGGAGAGCTTCTTCTCGCATCTTAAAACGGAAGGGCTCTATCCTTATGATATCCGAAGTATCGATGAGGCACAAAGGCGAATCGAGAAGTACATTGACTTCTACAACAAAAATCGCCCGCAGAGAAAATTAAAAAAGCTGACGCCTGTTGAATTCAGACGCCAGCTAGTGGCCTAACGGCCCGGGTTTTTCTTACTGTCCACTAAACGGGGCCTTGACCAAAATGGTAAGAAGGTGTTTCTAACCTGATTTAGTTTGTTTTCAAAACATCGTGATCGACGTAACGCTCGCCATTCAGTTCGCTGATAACATTGATTGCAACCTTGGCGCCATCACCAGATGTAATGATCGTATGTACGCTCACTCCCGCGCACGTACCTGCTGCCCAAATTCCTTCGATGTTCGTTTTCCCTTGTGCATCGACATCGACAACAGTTTTGATCCGTGGCTCTGTACCTTCTTTGGTTTTTACCCCAATCGCTTCTGCCAAAGTCACGAGCGCTCCAGTTGCCAGAATCACATGCTTAGCCTCGAAGCTGCCTTTTTCCGCTGTCTCTACGAGCAAGCCTTGCTCTGTTTTGGTAATGCTGCTTACTTGGTCGGCTACCAGCTCCGCACCGAATTTCGCTGCTTGCTTTTTACCGATCTCAATGAGGTCTGGACCTGAGATTTCCATGATGCCGTAGTGATTTTCCATCCACGCGCGCTTGGTCATGCTTTTATCACTATCAATCAGCAACGTCTTCTTACCTGCT
This genomic stretch from Brevibacillus sp. DP1.3A harbors:
- a CDS encoding IS3 family transposase; amino-acid sequence: MSELCKLFGVSRSGYYAYLKRQGIDRDKSMKDLVQAVYKKYHGKYGYRQIQLFLLQDHGVWVNHKKVLRLMQEMGLRSRIRRKYRYHLASSVGGRVAQNILQRNFKADVPNQKWVTDVTQYRVSDTWLYLSAIKDLFNNEIVAYHMDVRNDNQLVLRTFEKAFEKTKDVTGLIVHSDQGFQYTSYAYHDMLPKVGAQISMSRRGNCYDNASMESFFSHLKTEGLYPYDIRSIDEAQRRIEKYIDFYNKNRPQRKLKKLTPVEFRRQLVA
- a CDS encoding FAD-dependent oxidoreductase, coding for MFDIVIIGAGPAGGSAALFAAKAGKKTLLIDSDKSMTKRAWMENHYGIMEISGPDLIEIGKKQAAKFGAELVADQVSSITKTEQGLLVETAEKGSFEAKHVILATGALVTLAEAIGVKTKEGTEPRIKTVVDVDAQGKTNIEGIWAAGTCAGVSVHTIITSGDGAKVAINVISELNGERYVDHDVLKTN